One Mycolicibacterium sarraceniae genomic window carries:
- a CDS encoding HAD-IB family hydrolase — protein MTDPVSDADQLIDPRLGPVAGSPSRTAAFFDLDKTVIAKSSTLAFSKPFFNQGLLNRRAVLKSSYAQFLFLMSGADHDQMDRMRSYVTAMCAGWDAEQVRAIVTETLHDIVDPLVFAEAAELIADHRLCGRDVVIVSASGEEIVAPIARALGATHAMGTRMVTENGKYTGEVAFYCYGEAKGAAIRELAALEGYSLEHCYAYSDSITDLSMLHAVGHPAVVNPDRALRKEATAQDWPVLTFLRPVPLRDRIPAPSGAAVATTAALGVSALAAGALTYSVLRRLSF, from the coding sequence GTGACCGACCCCGTCTCGGACGCAGACCAGCTAATCGATCCTCGACTCGGGCCGGTGGCCGGCAGCCCGTCTCGCACCGCTGCCTTTTTCGATCTGGACAAGACCGTCATTGCCAAGTCAAGCACGCTCGCTTTCAGCAAACCCTTCTTCAATCAAGGGCTGCTCAATCGACGGGCCGTGCTGAAGTCCAGCTACGCCCAGTTCCTCTTCCTGATGTCCGGTGCCGACCACGATCAGATGGACCGGATGCGGTCCTATGTCACCGCGATGTGCGCCGGCTGGGACGCCGAACAGGTCAGAGCAATCGTCACCGAGACGCTGCACGACATCGTCGACCCCTTGGTCTTCGCCGAAGCTGCCGAACTGATCGCCGACCATCGACTCTGTGGTCGTGACGTGGTGATCGTGTCCGCATCGGGGGAAGAGATCGTCGCCCCGATCGCCCGTGCATTGGGTGCCACCCACGCGATGGGCACCCGGATGGTCACCGAGAACGGGAAGTACACCGGCGAGGTTGCTTTCTATTGCTACGGCGAGGCCAAGGGTGCGGCCATCCGCGAACTCGCCGCGTTGGAGGGCTACTCGCTCGAACACTGCTACGCCTACTCCGACTCCATCACCGACCTCTCGATGTTGCACGCGGTCGGTCACCCGGCCGTCGTCAATCCCGACCGCGCGTTACGCAAGGAGGCCACGGCCCAGGACTGGCCGGTTCTGACGTTCCTGCGGCCGGTGCCTCTGCGAGACCGCATTCCAGCGCCGTCAGGGGCTGCCGTGGCCACCACCGCGGCGTTGGGTGTCAGCGCGTTGGCCGCCGGAGCGTTGACGTATTCGGTGTTGCGGCGGTTGTCTTTCTAA
- the ssd gene encoding septum site-determining protein Ssd: MSTNPDVVVILLAEPELREQADRVAAAAGLRPVAASAPLTRKAWSAAVAILLDEETARQCEHDGLPRRDGVILIASTEPEGPTWAAAMAVGAQHVCALPAQDGDLVRHLVDAAETAREAPRAGRVIAVTGGRGGAGASTFATALAQVASASLLVDLDPWGGGIDLLLGSELVPGLRWPDLSLRGGRLAWAAVRDALPNHHGVSVLSGARHGYEVDAGAADAVVDAGRRGGMLVICDLPRRMTSAVAGTLDRADLVVVITTCDVRGVAAASTVAPVLCEINPNVGLVVRGPTPGGLRAVEAAQVAGLPLLAAMRPEPRLAERLERGGLRLRRRSPLGTAARAVLEVLPVGTQVRAA; encoded by the coding sequence GTGAGCACCAATCCGGACGTCGTCGTGATCCTCCTCGCCGAACCCGAACTCCGTGAGCAGGCTGACCGGGTCGCCGCCGCCGCTGGACTGCGACCAGTGGCGGCCTCCGCACCTCTCACCCGTAAGGCGTGGTCGGCCGCGGTCGCGATCCTGCTCGACGAAGAAACGGCCCGGCAGTGCGAACACGACGGCCTGCCCCGGCGCGACGGGGTGATTCTGATCGCATCGACCGAGCCGGAGGGGCCGACGTGGGCGGCCGCGATGGCCGTTGGCGCGCAGCACGTTTGTGCACTTCCGGCCCAGGACGGCGATCTGGTTCGGCATCTCGTCGATGCTGCCGAGACAGCGCGGGAGGCGCCGCGTGCCGGCCGGGTGATCGCCGTGACCGGCGGTCGTGGCGGCGCGGGCGCGTCGACCTTCGCTACCGCGCTCGCCCAGGTTGCGTCGGCATCGCTGCTCGTCGACCTCGACCCCTGGGGTGGCGGGATCGATCTGCTCCTGGGCAGTGAATTGGTGCCGGGCCTGCGCTGGCCCGACCTGAGCCTGCGCGGGGGTCGGCTGGCCTGGGCTGCGGTCCGCGACGCACTACCCAACCATCACGGAGTGAGCGTGCTGTCGGGCGCGCGGCACGGCTACGAGGTGGATGCCGGGGCGGCCGACGCGGTGGTCGACGCGGGCCGAAGGGGAGGAATGCTCGTGATCTGCGATCTGCCGCGGAGAATGACTTCGGCTGTTGCCGGCACCCTCGACCGCGCAGACCTGGTCGTCGTGATCACCACCTGCGATGTGCGGGGTGTCGCGGCCGCCTCCACGGTGGCGCCGGTGCTGTGTGAAATCAACCCGAACGTCGGCCTGGTGGTTCGTGGGCCGACTCCGGGTGGACTGCGGGCGGTCGAGGCGGCCCAGGTCGCGGGGCTGCCACTGTTGGCGGCGATGCGTCCTGAACCCAGGCTCGCCGAACGCCTGGAGCGCGGTGGTCTACGCCTACGGCGGCGGTCCCCGCTAGGCACAGCCGCCCGTGCGGTCCTCGAGGTATTGCCGGTCGGCACCCAGGTGCGGGCGGCATGA
- a CDS encoding PAS domain-containing protein — protein sequence MTHDWLLVETLGSEPVVVAQGRQMKNLVPLAIYLRRSPYLAAIQTAIAETVATGNSLASITPKSDRVIRTEPVQMPDGRMHGVHMWIGAAGAQPPQRPIPGPLKWDITVGIATDTVESLVNAGRDPTQASTHDIAFAEHLPDRSFNSDEANVLSLAKDEDPGRTYCTTWTFTDNGNIVRTGFVARTAIEEVEDGAEHLIARAMNLRCDVDEDALPADQVAQRILDGLSQTGVHRALVDLSNWHLLKWLDDPCPHYDWRHSIQFHPDDRDQLIPMAEEFETGSTSRILRLPGVGSGWVPMHVTVNRLEVDNGSFAGLISLRLPTDTELAEAKLPNA from the coding sequence ATGACCCACGATTGGCTGCTCGTGGAGACACTCGGTTCCGAACCCGTCGTGGTAGCCCAGGGTCGGCAGATGAAGAACCTGGTCCCGCTGGCGATCTACTTACGCCGCAGCCCATACCTGGCGGCGATCCAAACCGCTATTGCCGAAACCGTGGCGACCGGCAACAGCCTGGCCAGCATCACCCCGAAAAGCGATCGAGTGATCCGGACCGAACCGGTGCAGATGCCCGACGGCCGGATGCACGGTGTGCATATGTGGATCGGAGCTGCCGGCGCGCAGCCGCCGCAACGGCCGATACCCGGGCCGTTGAAGTGGGACATCACCGTTGGTATCGCCACCGACACCGTCGAATCGCTGGTCAACGCGGGCCGGGACCCCACTCAGGCCTCGACTCACGATATCGCCTTCGCCGAGCACCTTCCTGACCGTAGTTTCAACAGTGACGAGGCCAACGTGTTGTCCTTGGCCAAGGACGAGGACCCGGGCCGGACATATTGCACCACTTGGACTTTCACCGACAACGGCAACATAGTTCGGACCGGATTCGTGGCACGGACAGCGATTGAGGAAGTCGAGGACGGTGCCGAGCATCTGATCGCCCGCGCGATGAACCTACGCTGCGATGTGGACGAGGACGCCCTGCCTGCTGACCAGGTGGCGCAACGGATTCTCGACGGCCTCTCGCAGACCGGTGTGCACCGCGCACTCGTGGACCTCAGCAACTGGCATCTGCTTAAGTGGCTGGACGACCCCTGCCCGCATTACGACTGGCGTCACAGCATCCAGTTCCATCCCGACGACCGCGATCAGCTGATCCCGATGGCTGAGGAGTTCGAGACCGGCAGCACCAGCCGGATCCTACGGCTGCCCGGCGTCGGCAGTGGGTGGGTGCCGATGCATGTCACCGTCAACCGCCTGGAGGTCGACAACGGCAGCTTCGCTGGCTTGATCAGCCTGCGATTACCCACCGATACCGAACTAGCAGAGGCCAAGCTGCCGAACGCCTAG
- a CDS encoding DUF4244 domain-containing protein produces MIRQLKARIAIAVVDDAGMSTVEYAIGTIAAAAFGAILYSVVTGDSIVGALTNIINRALNTNV; encoded by the coding sequence ATGATTCGACAGTTGAAGGCTCGAATCGCGATAGCGGTGGTCGACGACGCAGGGATGTCCACCGTCGAGTACGCGATCGGCACGATCGCCGCCGCAGCGTTCGGCGCCATCCTGTACAGCGTGGTCACCGGCGACTCGATCGTCGGCGCCCTGACCAACATCATCAACCGCGCGCTCAACACGAACGTCTAA
- a CDS encoding type II secretion system F family protein, whose amino-acid sequence MSSAAILLAAAILLAPGPVAVRRLVGVEPVRAVQVRHRRTADPLATASALDVFAVCLAAGMSVAAAATATAPSAPKLLGAVLRRAADLLALGADPDTAWSRPAEAADGGEALARLARRSASSGSALAQGVAELAEQSRQDAGHAASAAAERASVLIAGPLGLCFLPAFICLGIVPVVAGLAGDVFSSGIL is encoded by the coding sequence ATGAGTTCTGCCGCAATACTATTGGCCGCCGCGATACTGCTAGCACCGGGTCCGGTTGCGGTGCGCCGCCTGGTCGGAGTGGAGCCGGTTCGCGCCGTGCAGGTTCGGCATCGGCGCACCGCTGATCCACTGGCCACCGCGTCCGCACTCGATGTTTTCGCGGTGTGCCTGGCCGCCGGGATGTCGGTGGCCGCGGCTGCCACGGCGACGGCACCGTCAGCCCCGAAACTGCTGGGCGCGGTGTTGCGCCGGGCCGCCGACCTGCTGGCGTTGGGGGCAGACCCGGACACCGCCTGGTCTCGTCCGGCAGAAGCGGCCGACGGTGGCGAGGCGCTGGCCCGCCTCGCGCGCAGGTCGGCCTCATCGGGCAGTGCGCTGGCGCAGGGAGTGGCCGAACTGGCCGAGCAGTCCCGCCAGGATGCCGGCCACGCTGCCTCGGCGGCTGCCGAGCGGGCATCGGTGCTGATCGCCGGGCCGCTGGGGCTGTGCTTCCTGCCCGCATTCATCTGCCTGGGCATTGTGCCAGTGGTCGCCGGCTTGGCCGGGGACGTGTTCTCGTCGGGAATTCTGTGA
- a CDS encoding TadE family type IV pilus minor pilin, giving the protein MAIATLVVVLVVCAGGLTAVAMQVRCIDAAREAARLAARGDETGAGAAARGVGPAGATLQLRRDGEFVVATVSGYSRLLPGVTIRADAIAAAEPGR; this is encoded by the coding sequence CTGGCCATCGCCACGCTGGTGGTGGTGCTCGTCGTCTGCGCAGGCGGCCTCACTGCGGTGGCGATGCAGGTGCGCTGCATCGACGCGGCGCGGGAAGCGGCGCGCCTGGCGGCCCGCGGCGATGAGACCGGTGCGGGCGCCGCGGCCCGGGGGGTCGGGCCCGCCGGGGCGACGCTGCAGCTGCGCCGCGATGGGGAGTTCGTCGTCGCGACTGTCAGCGGCTACTCCCGGCTGCTGCCTGGCGTCACCATCAGGGCCGACGCCATCGCGGCCGCCGAACCCGGTCGGTGA
- a CDS encoding type II secretion system F family protein: MTGIPVAAVLLAIAVLAAPPPPRWRLGLATPRIGVRGPALIAGAVVIVAVLPPTVLLASAVLGATLLARGRRRRRDQDRARAGQTLAGAMETLVGELRVGAHPVRAFAIAARESDGTIGSALRAVAARAGLGADVGAGLRAVAGATSVPAQWDRLAVCWQLAADHGLAMAALIRAAQRDIIERQRFTARVEAGLAGARATAAILAGLPLLGVLLGELIGAHPVRFLVGGGVGGGLLIAGTVLVCAGLAWADRITDRLLI, translated from the coding sequence ATGACCGGCATACCGGTGGCGGCCGTGCTCTTGGCGATCGCCGTACTGGCCGCACCCCCGCCGCCGCGCTGGCGGTTGGGTTTGGCGACGCCACGGATCGGGGTGCGGGGCCCTGCGCTGATCGCCGGCGCCGTTGTCATCGTGGCGGTGCTGCCGCCTACCGTCCTGCTCGCCTCGGCAGTGCTGGGGGCCACGCTGCTCGCTCGCGGCCGTCGGCGCCGTCGGGATCAAGACCGTGCCCGAGCGGGCCAGACGTTGGCGGGCGCGATGGAGACTTTGGTCGGCGAGTTGAGGGTCGGAGCACATCCGGTGCGCGCTTTCGCCATTGCCGCCCGTGAGTCTGACGGCACGATCGGTAGCGCATTACGGGCGGTTGCCGCTCGAGCCGGACTGGGTGCCGACGTCGGAGCGGGGCTGCGGGCGGTTGCCGGCGCGACATCGGTTCCCGCGCAGTGGGATCGGCTCGCGGTGTGTTGGCAGTTGGCCGCCGACCACGGTCTGGCGATGGCCGCGCTGATCCGTGCTGCCCAACGAGACATCATCGAACGGCAACGGTTCACAGCCCGGGTCGAGGCCGGGCTGGCCGGCGCGCGAGCCACCGCAGCGATCCTGGCGGGCTTACCGCTACTCGGTGTTCTGCTGGGGGAGTTGATCGGTGCGCATCCTGTCCGGTTTCTGGTCGGTGGCGGGGTCGGCGGCGGGCTGCTCATCGCAGGCACTGTCCTGGTCTGCGCGGGCCTGGCGTGGGCTGACCGCATTACCGATCGGCTTCTGATATGA
- a CDS encoding DEAD/DEAH box helicase, translating to MVSFGSELLNAAIAGAESSPEALRHVAELPAREAQGADWPAWADPAVLRAFHDHGIARPWSHQVRAADLAHSGRHVVISTGTASGKSLAFQLPIMDVLARDPRARALYLSPTKALGHDQLRTAHSLTATVAALADVAPTSYDGDTPAEVRRFARERSRWLFSNPDMIHLSLLRDHARWAVFLRGLRYIVIDECHYYRGIFGSNVAMVLRRLLRLCERYAPASAPGPTVIFASATTAAPGETAAELIGHTVGAVTEDGSPHGARTVALWEPELRTDLLGENGAPVRHSAGSEAARMMADLVAEGARTLTFVRSRRGAELTAMAARARLEDIAPHLQNTVASYRAGYLAEDRRELERALSDGRLRGVATTNALELGIDIAGLDAVLLAGFPGTVASFWQQAGRSGRRGQGALVVLVARDDPLDTYLVHHPDALLDKPVERVVIDPANPYVLGPQLLCAATELPLDEAEVRRWEAEPVATELVDDGLLRRRGGKYFPAAGLDPHPAVDIRGSAGGQIAIVEAGTGRMLGSTGAGQAPATVHPGAVYLHQGESYVVDSLSFADGVAFVHAEDPGYTTFAREITDIAITGTGERVPYDAVTLSLAPVSVTHRVIGYLRRRLSGEVIDFVELDMPEHCLPTTAVMYTITPEALLDIGIDPLRLPGSLHAAEHAAIGLLPLVASCDRGDIGGLSTADGADGLPTVFVYDGHPGGAGFAERGYRLASTWLGATAAAIDACECPQGCPSCVQSPKCGNGNDPLDKAGAVRVLKLVLAQLAGADA from the coding sequence ATGGTGAGTTTCGGCAGCGAGCTGCTTAACGCGGCCATCGCCGGTGCCGAATCGTCGCCTGAGGCGCTGCGCCACGTCGCCGAGCTGCCGGCCCGCGAAGCCCAGGGCGCGGACTGGCCTGCCTGGGCTGATCCAGCCGTGCTCCGCGCGTTCCATGATCACGGAATCGCTCGCCCGTGGTCACATCAGGTCCGCGCCGCCGACCTCGCGCACTCTGGACGTCATGTCGTGATAAGCACCGGCACTGCATCGGGAAAGTCACTGGCCTTCCAATTGCCGATCATGGATGTGCTGGCACGCGATCCACGCGCCAGGGCGCTTTATCTGTCTCCCACGAAAGCGCTCGGCCATGACCAATTGCGCACCGCCCATTCATTGACCGCGACAGTGGCTGCACTAGCCGATGTCGCGCCGACTTCCTACGACGGTGACACACCGGCCGAGGTCCGCCGGTTCGCTCGCGAACGCTCGCGGTGGCTGTTCTCCAACCCCGACATGATCCACTTGTCGCTGCTGCGCGACCACGCCCGCTGGGCCGTGTTCCTGCGCGGGCTGCGCTATATCGTGATCGACGAATGCCATTACTACCGTGGAATTTTCGGCTCCAACGTGGCGATGGTGCTGCGCAGGCTGCTCCGGCTGTGTGAACGCTATGCGCCGGCATCGGCACCTGGGCCCACCGTCATCTTCGCCAGCGCCACCACCGCCGCGCCCGGCGAGACCGCCGCGGAATTGATCGGTCACACCGTGGGGGCGGTGACCGAGGACGGGTCGCCGCACGGTGCACGAACCGTGGCGCTGTGGGAACCCGAATTGCGCACCGACCTGCTGGGCGAGAACGGCGCGCCGGTGCGACATTCGGCGGGTTCCGAAGCCGCGCGCATGATGGCCGATTTGGTTGCTGAAGGTGCACGGACGTTGACTTTCGTGCGGTCCCGGCGGGGCGCGGAGCTCACGGCGATGGCCGCACGGGCCCGCCTCGAGGACATCGCGCCGCACCTGCAGAACACGGTCGCCTCCTACCGGGCGGGCTATCTCGCCGAGGATCGGCGCGAGCTGGAACGCGCGCTGTCCGACGGACGACTACGCGGGGTGGCGACGACGAACGCGCTCGAATTGGGGATCGACATCGCGGGGTTGGATGCGGTGCTGCTGGCGGGGTTCCCGGGGACGGTGGCATCGTTCTGGCAGCAGGCGGGTCGCTCCGGCCGGCGCGGTCAGGGGGCGCTGGTGGTCCTCGTCGCCCGTGACGACCCGCTGGACACCTACCTGGTTCACCATCCCGATGCGCTTCTCGACAAACCAGTCGAGCGCGTCGTCATCGATCCGGCCAATCCGTACGTTCTGGGACCGCAACTGCTCTGCGCGGCAACCGAGCTGCCACTGGACGAGGCGGAGGTGCGCCGATGGGAGGCCGAGCCGGTGGCAACCGAATTGGTCGATGACGGGTTGCTGCGCCGCCGCGGCGGCAAGTACTTCCCCGCCGCGGGGCTGGATCCGCATCCGGCGGTGGATATCCGGGGCTCGGCCGGCGGCCAGATCGCGATCGTCGAGGCCGGAACCGGCCGGATGCTGGGCAGCACCGGGGCGGGGCAGGCCCCGGCTACCGTTCACCCCGGTGCGGTTTATCTGCACCAGGGTGAGAGCTATGTCGTCGACTCATTGAGCTTCGCAGACGGGGTGGCGTTCGTGCACGCCGAGGACCCCGGTTACACCACCTTTGCGCGGGAGATCACCGATATCGCGATTACCGGAACCGGCGAGCGCGTGCCCTACGACGCAGTGACGCTGAGCCTGGCCCCGGTGTCGGTGACGCACCGGGTGATCGGCTACTTGCGCCGCCGATTGTCCGGGGAAGTCATCGATTTCGTCGAGCTCGATATGCCCGAGCACTGTCTGCCGACCACCGCGGTGATGTACACGATCACCCCGGAAGCATTGTTGGACATCGGAATTGACCCGCTACGATTACCCGGATCGTTGCATGCGGCCGAGCACGCCGCGATCGGCTTGTTGCCGCTGGTGGCCAGTTGCGACCGGGGCGATATCGGTGGCCTGTCCACCGCTGACGGCGCTGACGGATTGCCCACCGTCTTCGTCTACGACGGACACCCTGGAGGGGCCGGTTTCGCCGAACGCGGCTACCGGCTGGCTAGCACCTGGCTGGGTGCCACCGCAGCCGCGATCGACGCGTGCGAATGCCCGCAGGGCTGCCCGTCATGCGTGCAGTCGCCCAAGTGCGGCAACGGCAACGACCCCCTGGACAAGGCTGGCGCGGTCCGAGTCCTCAAACTCGTCCTGGCGCAGCTCGCCGGCGCGGATGCCTGA
- a CDS encoding Rv3654c family TadE-like protein has product MAAILIAALVAIALAGVQIGSAVVARHRAQAGADMAALAAAMWLPRGADSACRQAAVVSGAMGATLRGCDIDELDVMVAVDVATGRLLGGRAHATARAGPVS; this is encoded by the coding sequence TTGGCCGCGATCCTGATCGCCGCGCTGGTCGCCATCGCGCTGGCCGGGGTGCAGATCGGCAGTGCCGTCGTGGCGCGCCATCGGGCGCAGGCCGGTGCGGACATGGCTGCGCTCGCCGCGGCGATGTGGCTCCCGCGCGGTGCCGACAGCGCGTGCCGGCAGGCAGCCGTGGTGAGCGGGGCCATGGGCGCGACGCTGCGCGGCTGCGATATCGACGAACTCGACGTCATGGTGGCCGTCGACGTTGCGACCGGCCGGCTGCTCGGCGGCCGCGCCCACGCCACCGCGCGGGCCGGGCCCGTCTCCTAG
- a CDS encoding TadA family conjugal transfer-associated ATPase: MSASLVERVRERLATESSSLRPAAVAAAIRAESGGVLGDTEVLSNLRMLQTELTGAGLLEPLLRAPGTTDVLVTAPHAVWVDDGQGLRTTTVRFADEAAVRRLAQRLAVAAGRRLDDAQPWVDGQLSGLGTGEFSVRLHAVLPPVAAAGTCLSLRVLRPATQDLAALIEAGAIGPEAAELLTGIIEARLAFLISGGTGAGKTTLLAAALGAVSSSERIVCVEDAPELAPPHPHLVRLVARAANVEGAGEVTVRQLVRQALRMRPDRIVVGEVRGAEVVDLLTALNTGHDGGAGTVHANSPAEVPARLEALAALGGLDRAALHSQLAAAVQVVVHVGRGRNGSRRLLEVAVLCRADTGAVHAVTAWHADRGWQRGHEQLATLIETRRS, translated from the coding sequence ATGAGCGCTTCACTGGTCGAGCGGGTCCGCGAGCGGTTGGCCACCGAGTCGTCGTCGTTGCGGCCCGCGGCCGTTGCCGCCGCGATCCGGGCCGAGTCCGGAGGAGTGCTCGGGGACACCGAGGTGCTGTCCAATCTGCGGATGCTGCAGACCGAGCTGACCGGTGCCGGCCTGTTGGAGCCGTTGCTGCGTGCACCGGGAACGACAGATGTCCTGGTCACCGCCCCTCACGCGGTATGGGTCGACGACGGTCAGGGGCTGCGGACCACGACGGTGCGATTCGCCGACGAAGCCGCGGTCCGCCGGCTGGCTCAACGCCTGGCGGTCGCCGCGGGCCGGCGACTGGATGACGCTCAGCCGTGGGTGGACGGACAACTGAGCGGGTTGGGCACCGGCGAGTTCTCGGTCCGCTTGCATGCCGTGCTGCCGCCGGTCGCCGCAGCCGGAACCTGTCTGTCGCTGCGGGTGCTGCGGCCGGCCACCCAGGACCTCGCCGCCCTGATCGAGGCCGGCGCGATCGGGCCCGAAGCCGCAGAGCTGCTCACCGGCATCATTGAGGCGCGGCTGGCGTTCCTTATCTCTGGCGGCACCGGCGCCGGCAAGACCACGCTGCTGGCGGCGGCGCTCGGCGCGGTCTCATCCTCGGAGCGGATCGTGTGCGTGGAAGACGCTCCCGAACTCGCGCCGCCGCATCCACATCTCGTGCGGTTGGTAGCCCGCGCTGCCAACGTGGAAGGGGCCGGTGAAGTCACCGTGCGGCAGTTGGTCCGCCAGGCCCTGCGAATGCGGCCGGACCGGATTGTCGTGGGCGAGGTACGCGGAGCCGAGGTCGTCGATCTGCTGACCGCGCTGAATACCGGCCACGACGGCGGGGCCGGGACAGTGCATGCCAACAGCCCCGCCGAGGTGCCGGCACGGCTGGAGGCGCTCGCTGCCCTCGGCGGGCTCGACCGCGCCGCGCTGCACAGCCAACTGGCGGCCGCGGTTCAGGTCGTGGTCCATGTGGGCCGTGGCCGTAACGGGTCGCGCCGACTGCTTGAGGTCGCGGTGCTGTGTCGAGCGGACACCGGTGCGGTGCATGCGGTGACCGCCTGGCATGCCGACCGCGGTTGGCAGCGCGGTCACGAGCAATTGGCAACGCTGATCGAAACGCGACGGTCATGA
- a CDS encoding Fic family protein has protein sequence MSDLLAPLLDLPGVAGAAEAARDALAKAHRHRTNLRNWPVTAAESAVRGARSSSAIDGGAVQLDGSRVEPNDPVLAGALRVGQALEGGTTNLLGVWQRAPLQALARLHALAAADLVDEDLLGRPRQDPEVAARLDLVTRLVTGGSNAPAPVLAAVAHGELLTLAPFGAGDGVVARAVSRLVTMATGLDPHGLGVPEVFWMRRADEYASCASAFATGAPAAVGAWVLMSCQALEDGAREAMSIAEAASK, from the coding sequence GTGAGTGATCTCTTGGCTCCGCTGCTGGATCTGCCCGGGGTGGCGGGTGCTGCCGAGGCGGCCCGGGATGCCTTGGCCAAGGCGCACCGGCACCGCACCAATTTGCGTAATTGGCCCGTCACTGCCGCCGAGTCGGCGGTGCGTGGAGCGCGGTCGTCGTCAGCCATCGATGGTGGCGCGGTGCAACTGGATGGTTCCCGCGTCGAGCCGAACGATCCGGTCTTGGCGGGGGCGCTGCGGGTCGGTCAAGCGCTGGAGGGGGGAACCACCAATCTCCTCGGCGTCTGGCAGCGCGCGCCCTTACAGGCCCTGGCCCGCTTGCACGCCCTGGCCGCGGCCGATCTGGTCGACGAGGATCTGCTGGGCCGGCCGCGACAGGATCCGGAGGTGGCCGCGCGGCTAGATTTGGTCACCCGGTTGGTGACCGGTGGAAGTAACGCTCCGGCCCCGGTGCTGGCCGCCGTCGCGCACGGTGAACTACTGACCCTGGCACCGTTCGGTGCCGGCGACGGTGTTGTGGCGCGCGCGGTGTCGCGGCTCGTGACAATGGCGACCGGCCTGGACCCGCATGGGTTGGGAGTGCCCGAGGTGTTCTGGATGCGCCGTGCCGATGAATACGCGTCGTGCGCTAGCGCGTTCGCGACGGGCGCACCCGCGGCCGTCGGCGCCTGGGTGCTGATGAGCTGTCAGGCCTTGGAAGATGGTGCGCGCGAGGCGATGTCGATCGCAGAAGCCGCATCGAAGTGA